In Spiroplasma sp. SV19, one DNA window encodes the following:
- a CDS encoding potassium transporter TrkG — protein sequence MFYQLYFKNIFKRKNDSKRQRNNDPGAPLTRRRHWLPFSKIAGRLFLVYILIVFLGGLLLSIPGFVNNVNRVVRDGYGNILGTYNFSWNYLVGLFTASSAFSDTGITISNPAADYSFWGQLVILILIQTGGFGIVTFKIMIFVWLGRRISIKDKMLVQGERGSSNFGHTVDLIKNSFIFLIILECFGAILLFFNFYFSSASIEGKYMIDNVTYHNFWRSLWSGVFHSISSINNAGFDIIGNSSLMPYNSNYFMQFVFMFQFVIGGLGFPTFYDLKRKFVAWRRKEHAKFTLFTKINLITYVGLSIVGVFSVWLIEFTNLNATAGANGPYIESILRNSTSNWNGFMNIFFNTMSTRNAGYSTVDMSKFLPGSRIVMSVMMFIGSAPSSTAGGIRTTTLAVIIITVWSIIRNNNSVNVFKRKIPNETVKRALAVTTISGALIMGAVICISAENPNIDVLNAFFTICSAFGTTGLSTLSFPELYNLGVLSTLVLILLMFIGQLGVSSTLLVSIRGSGEKEYSYVEENILIG from the coding sequence GTGTTTTATCAGTTATATTTTAAAAATATTTTTAAAAGAAAAAACGATAGTAAGCGACAACGTAATAATGACCCGGGAGCACCATTAACACGGCGACGTCATTGGTTACCTTTCTCAAAGATAGCGGGAAGATTATTTTTAGTTTATATTTTAATTGTTTTTTTAGGGGGATTATTATTATCAATTCCAGGCTTTGTTAATAATGTTAACCGAGTGGTTCGTGATGGCTATGGTAATATTTTAGGAACTTATAATTTTTCATGAAATTATTTAGTAGGATTATTTACTGCCTCAAGTGCTTTTTCTGATACAGGGATAACCATTAGTAATCCGGCTGCTGATTATAGCTTTTGAGGACAATTAGTAATTTTAATTTTAATTCAAACTGGTGGTTTTGGAATTGTTACCTTTAAAATCATGATTTTCGTCTGATTAGGACGACGAATTTCAATTAAGGATAAAATGTTGGTGCAAGGAGAACGTGGAAGTAGTAATTTTGGTCATACTGTTGATTTAATTAAAAATAGTTTTATTTTTTTAATTATTTTAGAATGTTTTGGCGCAATTTTATTATTTTTTAACTTTTATTTTTCATCGGCATCAATTGAAGGAAAATATATGATAGATAATGTAACCTATCATAATTTTTGACGAAGTTTATGGAGTGGAGTTTTTCACTCGATATCTTCAATTAATAATGCTGGATTTGATATTATTGGAAATTCATCATTAATGCCTTATAATAGTAATTATTTTATGCAATTTGTTTTTATGTTCCAATTTGTTATTGGAGGATTAGGGTTTCCAACTTTTTATGACTTAAAACGTAAGTTTGTTGCTTGACGCCGAAAAGAACATGCTAAATTTACTTTATTTACAAAAATTAATTTAATTACTTATGTCGGATTATCAATTGTGGGAGTTTTTAGTGTTTGATTAATTGAGTTTACTAATCTTAATGCTACTGCGGGTGCTAATGGTCCATACATTGAAAGTATTCTACGAAATTCAACATCAAATTGAAACGGATTTATGAATATTTTCTTTAATACAATGTCAACCAGAAATGCTGGATATTCAACAGTTGATATGAGTAAATTTTTGCCCGGATCACGAATCGTGATGTCAGTTATGATGTTTATTGGATCAGCACCATCATCAACTGCGGGGGGAATTCGAACAACAACTTTAGCAGTTATTATTATCACGGTTTGATCCATTATTCGGAATAATAATAGTGTTAATGTTTTTAAACGAAAAATTCCAAATGAAACTGTTAAACGAGCACTAGCTGTAACAACAATTTCAGGAGCGCTAATTATGGGAGCTGTTATTTGTATTAGTGCTGAAAATCCTAATATTGATGTTTTAAATGCCTTCTTTACAATTTGTAGTGCCTTTGGAACAACAGGATTAAGTACTTTAAGTTTTCCAGAGTTATATAATTTAGGGGTTTTAAGTACCTTAGTCTTAATTTTATTAATGTTTATTGGACAGTTGGGAGTTTCATCAACATTATTAGTTTCAATCCGTGGAAGTGGAGAGAAAGAATATAGTTATGTTGAAGAAAATATTTTAATTGGTTAG
- the cls gene encoding cardiolipin synthase gives MKNWLKIILSMIFLFGMAIMGLIVVTIIFNVNFGYIFLGIVIIDLIFSFFFFFSKRRYEVKFSWIIFINFVPFIGLCSYVFFGRKYHYSNEKSLLYNHLNKLEYNTYTEKNKTSLTEYTSSQQKFGNVVELLMHNANKPLYQNNRIEILTNGTRVFKSLLTDLQQAQEYILLTYFIVADGELFESFLAVLKERITAGVRVYMIYDHVGSYFKISKKSIKKLMKAGVQVHKYLPIITPFISGNANYRNHRKDVIIDGLIGYTGGVNLADLYADKSWKFGIFHDTQVRIEGEAVRGLEVIFADDWYFATKRHEKITELEPKVLAAKKYNISGKSHLQIVNHSPSIDHSITEDLYISLINKARKRIWLSTPYFIPPNEVIQALILAARAGVDVRLTIPGLTDKIFVLDLTKSYCKDLIANGVKIYEMNNMFNHNKIAIFDDEVAVIGTCNLDYRSFFSDHQTTAVIYDPAVVASFIPRWEWDYQHAILWHEWPIKYKPLSYRLLLTCLKLVAPIL, from the coding sequence ATGAAAAATTGATTAAAAATTATTTTATCAATGATTTTTTTATTTGGAATGGCAATTATGGGATTAATAGTGGTAACCATTATTTTTAATGTCAATTTTGGATATATTTTTTTAGGAATTGTCATTATTGATTTAATTTTTTCATTCTTTTTCTTTTTTTCAAAACGGCGTTATGAGGTTAAGTTTTCTTGGATTATTTTTATTAATTTTGTGCCTTTTATTGGGTTATGTTCGTATGTTTTTTTTGGGCGTAAATATCATTATTCAAATGAAAAATCATTATTATACAATCATTTAAATAAATTAGAATATAATACTTATACTGAAAAAAACAAAACGAGTTTAACAGAATATACAAGTTCTCAACAGAAATTTGGGAATGTTGTTGAATTACTAATGCATAATGCTAATAAACCATTATATCAAAATAATAGGATTGAAATTTTAACAAACGGAACACGGGTTTTTAAATCGTTACTAACTGATTTGCAACAAGCACAAGAATATATTTTGTTAACTTATTTTATTGTTGCTGATGGTGAACTATTTGAATCATTCTTAGCAGTTTTAAAGGAACGGATTACAGCTGGGGTTCGAGTTTATATGATTTATGATCATGTTGGTAGTTATTTTAAAATTAGTAAAAAAAGTATCAAAAAATTAATGAAAGCTGGGGTTCAAGTTCATAAATATTTGCCAATCATTACACCCTTTATTAGTGGGAATGCAAATTATCGTAATCACCGGAAAGATGTTATCATTGATGGTTTAATTGGGTATACGGGGGGAGTTAATTTAGCTGATTTGTATGCTGATAAATCATGAAAATTTGGAATTTTTCATGACACCCAAGTTCGTATTGAAGGAGAAGCTGTTCGTGGCTTAGAAGTTATTTTTGCAGATGATTGGTATTTTGCCACAAAACGTCATGAAAAAATTACTGAATTAGAACCAAAGGTTCTTGCTGCAAAAAAATATAATATTAGTGGAAAGTCACATTTGCAAATTGTTAATCATAGTCCTAGTATTGATCATTCAATTACAGAAGACTTATATATTTCGTTAATTAATAAAGCACGAAAAAGAATTTGATTATCAACTCCATATTTTATTCCACCAAATGAAGTTATTCAAGCTTTGATTTTAGCTGCTCGTGCAGGAGTTGATGTGCGTTTAACGATTCCAGGTTTAACAGATAAAATCTTTGTGTTAGATTTAACAAAAAGTTATTGTAAAGATTTGATTGCTAATGGTGTTAAAATTTATGAAATGAATAATATGTTTAATCATAATAAAATTGCGATTTTTGATGATGAAGTGGCTGTGATTGGAACATGTAATTTAGATTATCGAAGTTTCTTTTCTGATCATCAAACAACAGCTGTTATTTATGACCCAGCAGTTGTAGCAAGTTTTATTCCGCGCTGAGAATGAGATTACCAACATGCCATTTTATGACATGAGTGGCCAATTAAATATAAGCCACTAAGTTATCGTTTATTATTAACATGTTTAAAATTAGTTGCGCCAATCTTATAA
- a CDS encoding acetyltransferase: MMLFNKLKKKDDDKTVSDDKKAKKRNLLQEELSATDNLETSLFEDDDDDQGKIKAGFGFKRRKTYKIIKELNRQRIKSLLFYTDTSNVLRQLEFGLQPVQNIHLAKESEYIVWTYLEKPDHLEFELDNSTRHYFWSWVAEQKVDPTQIAVIAIDIKKLFTLTKKDWEYDDVTRRIKIFEDVHPEAIRWILMKNNQYLNRIQTYVKSNHLSLKVFQGEKGNISDLLTENRKK, from the coding sequence ATGATGTTATTTAATAAATTAAAAAAGAAAGATGATGACAAAACCGTAAGCGATGATAAAAAAGCAAAAAAACGAAATTTATTACAAGAAGAATTATCAGCAACGGATAATTTAGAAACAAGTTTATTTGAAGATGATGATGACGATCAAGGTAAGATTAAAGCTGGCTTTGGTTTTAAGCGTCGTAAAACATATAAAATTATTAAAGAATTAAATCGTCAACGAATTAAATCGTTATTATTTTATACTGACACTAGTAATGTTTTACGACAATTAGAATTTGGATTACAACCAGTTCAGAATATTCATTTGGCAAAAGAAAGTGAATATATTGTTTGAACTTATTTAGAAAAACCTGATCATTTGGAATTTGAATTAGACAATTCAACCCGTCATTATTTTTGAAGTTGAGTTGCAGAACAAAAAGTTGATCCAACTCAAATTGCTGTTATTGCGATTGATATTAAAAAGTTATTTACTTTAACAAAAAAAGATTGAGAATATGATGATGTTACTCGTCGAATAAAAATTTTTGAAGATGTTCATCCTGAAGCCATTCGTTGAATTTTAATGAAAAATAATCAGTATTTAAATCGGATTCAAACGTATGTTAAAAGTAATCATTTAAGTCTTAAAGTTTTTCAAGGTGAAAAAGGAAATATTTCTGATCTTTTAACAGAAAATAGAAAGAAGTAA
- the proS gene encoding proline--tRNA ligase — MKKKLDKITPRETDFAQWYTDIVLNADLISYGAVKGTMIFKPYGYAIWESIQKFLDVEFKKVGVKNVYFPLLIPKTLFNKEKDHIEGFSPEIATVTKVGDKVLDEELYIRPTSEVLFGTFFSKEIQGYRDLPLLYNQWVNVLRWEKTTRPFLRTSEFLWQEGHTIHATKQEARDFTLKILDIYAEFAQKTLLLPVIKGQKTEREKFAGAEETYTIESLMYDGQALQCGTSHYFGQNFSKAFDIKFANQQNELENAYSTSWGVSTRLIGGIIMTHSDDNGLVLPPAIAPTQIMILPIANDHPQLQVAQKLQIELQEYRCEIDQSDKSFGFRAANAEIKGIPLRIEVGPRDLEKNQVTIARRDTFEKFSVPLTAVKETVAKILSEIATNLFQRALDNRQQRTQEITTYDDYLKALAKGNGLFLVPFCGRIECEDVIKAETQTTSRCIPFDVTPQKAVCFHCGQSAANLVYFARAY; from the coding sequence ATGAAGAAAAAGTTAGATAAAATTACACCACGAGAAACTGATTTTGCCCAGTGATATACGGACATTGTTTTAAATGCTGATTTAATTAGTTATGGTGCTGTTAAAGGAACAATGATTTTTAAACCTTATGGTTATGCAATTTGAGAAAGCATTCAGAAATTTTTAGATGTAGAATTTAAGAAAGTTGGAGTCAAAAATGTTTATTTTCCGTTGTTGATTCCAAAAACTCTTTTTAATAAAGAAAAAGACCATATTGAAGGGTTTTCACCTGAAATTGCAACTGTCACAAAGGTTGGCGACAAAGTTTTAGATGAAGAACTTTATATTCGACCAACATCAGAAGTTCTTTTTGGGACCTTTTTTAGTAAAGAAATTCAAGGTTATCGTGACTTGCCATTATTATATAATCAATGAGTAAATGTTTTGCGATGAGAAAAAACAACCCGACCTTTTTTACGAACTAGTGAATTTTTATGACAAGAAGGTCATACAATTCATGCAACAAAGCAAGAAGCGCGTGATTTTACTTTAAAAATTTTAGATATTTATGCTGAATTTGCCCAAAAAACATTATTATTACCAGTTATTAAAGGGCAAAAAACAGAGCGTGAAAAATTTGCTGGTGCCGAAGAAACATATACGATTGAATCGTTAATGTATGATGGTCAAGCTTTACAATGTGGAACTAGTCATTATTTTGGTCAAAATTTTTCAAAAGCTTTTGATATTAAATTTGCAAATCAACAAAATGAATTGGAAAATGCTTATTCAACATCATGGGGGGTTTCAACCCGTTTAATTGGTGGAATTATTATGACCCATAGTGATGACAATGGGCTTGTTTTACCACCAGCGATTGCACCAACTCAAATTATGATTTTACCAATTGCCAATGATCATCCACAGTTGCAAGTTGCTCAAAAGTTACAAATTGAGCTACAAGAATATCGTTGTGAAATTGATCAGTCAGATAAAAGCTTTGGTTTTCGTGCCGCGAATGCTGAAATTAAAGGGATTCCCTTGCGAATTGAAGTGGGACCTCGTGATTTAGAAAAAAACCAAGTGACAATTGCGCGGCGTGATACTTTTGAAAAATTTTCTGTGCCATTAACTGCAGTAAAAGAAACTGTTGCAAAGATACTATCTGAGATTGCAACAAATTTATTTCAAAGAGCACTAGATAACCGTCAGCAACGGACACAAGAAATTACAACTTATGATGATTATTTAAAGGCACTGGCAAAAGGGAATGGTTTATTTTTAGTACCATTCTGTGGTCGAATTGAATGTGAAGATGTGATTAAAGCAGAGACACAAACAACTTCTCGTTGTATTCCCTTTGATGTAACACCACAAAAAGCAGTTTGTTTTCATTGCGGTCAATCAGCGGCTAATCTAGTTTACTTTGCTCGTGCTTATTAA
- a CDS encoding acyl carrier protein, whose product MDVLNEIKKVLKEHGVSKQVDLNTEFKSLGLDSLDLMDLVIGAEKKFGIQIPDDKLTDIKTVADLVKIIEEIKK is encoded by the coding sequence GTGGATGTGTTAAATGAAATTAAAAAAGTTTTAAAAGAACATGGAGTTTCAAAACAGGTTGATTTGAACACAGAATTTAAATCATTAGGGTTAGATTCATTAGATTTGATGGATTTAGTAATTGGCGCTGAGAAGAAATTTGGAATACAAATACCAGATGATAAATTAACAGATATTAAAACTGTGGCAGATTTAGTTAAGATTATTGAAGAAATTAAAAAATAA
- a CDS encoding transcriptional repressor, with translation MALSYESIVQLLKSKNYRITEIRLAVIKILTEKQHLTLSEIVDLLEQEFKNVNLMSVYNTIDLLISEHVVFTNSFDGKQIWYDLAENPSFHMVCDICKNVVHIKDSKILQEIKLDNLKEVMTNTNWKPVHFKIEGHGICDQCHNKKNEHFHFDENFNDDNE, from the coding sequence ATGGCATTATCATATGAAAGCATTGTGCAGTTATTGAAAAGTAAAAATTACCGCATTACCGAAATTAGATTGGCAGTTATTAAAATTTTAACAGAAAAACAACATTTAACTTTATCAGAAATTGTTGACTTGTTAGAACAAGAATTTAAAAATGTTAATTTAATGTCAGTTTATAACACAATTGACTTATTAATTAGTGAACATGTTGTTTTTACTAATTCTTTTGATGGTAAGCAAATTTGATATGATTTAGCTGAGAACCCATCATTTCATATGGTGTGTGACATTTGTAAAAATGTTGTTCATATTAAGGATTCAAAAATTTTACAAGAAATTAAGTTAGATAACTTAAAAGAAGTAATGACAAATACTAATTGAAAGCCAGTACACTTTAAAATTGAAGGACATGGAATTTGTGACCAATGTCATAATAAAAAAAATGAACATTTTCATTTTGACGAAAATTTTAATGATGACAATGAATAA
- a CDS encoding DegV family protein translates to MNKKIAILTDSSAGFTTAEIKKLGIYVIPLHIILNNETDILDTEEETKKYHFYDIVKTGVTKTSQASTGELMAKYDEILKTYDEIIHYPIAEKLSSQYATAYTLSQDEQYRGKVHVVRNHTAAFALKTLVIYANELTKQNLTVKEIIAKTNVLEQKTYMAMIPGSLDRLSRGGRVGKVLLSLINLFKIKILIQWGEYPKKIASSRTLNNLIEALVETWDKFKKTLKEKFQLFVLKTSECTDKVWDNVTQKLDELKVNYHTEQLANIFVAHAGLDTIAFVAIPEDK, encoded by the coding sequence ATGAACAAAAAAATTGCAATCCTAACTGACTCATCAGCCGGTTTTACAACAGCAGAAATTAAGAAATTAGGAATCTATGTTATTCCTTTACACATTATTTTGAATAATGAGACAGACATTTTGGATACAGAAGAAGAAACAAAAAAATATCACTTCTATGATATTGTTAAAACAGGAGTTACTAAAACAAGCCAGGCTTCAACGGGTGAATTAATGGCGAAATATGATGAAATTTTAAAAACATATGACGAAATTATTCACTACCCTATTGCAGAAAAACTTTCAAGTCAATATGCAACAGCATATACTTTAAGTCAAGACGAACAATATCGTGGAAAGGTCCATGTTGTTCGAAACCACACTGCTGCTTTTGCCTTAAAAACATTGGTGATTTATGCTAATGAATTAACAAAGCAGAATCTTACTGTTAAAGAAATTATTGCAAAAACAAATGTTTTAGAGCAAAAAACATATATGGCAATGATCCCTGGTAGTTTAGACCGTTTATCAAGAGGAGGACGCGTTGGAAAAGTGTTATTATCATTAATTAACTTATTTAAAATTAAGATTTTAATTCAATGAGGTGAATATCCTAAGAAAATTGCTTCATCGCGAACACTAAATAACTTAATTGAAGCATTAGTTGAAACATGAGATAAATTTAAAAAAACCCTTAAAGAAAAATTTCAATTATTTGTTTTAAAAACAAGTGAATGTACTGATAAAGTTTGAGATAATGTAACCCAAAAATTGGATGAATTAAAAGTAAATTATCATACCGAACAATTAGCTAATATTTTTGTTGCTCATGCTGGTTTAGATACCATTGCCTTTGTTGCAATTCCAGAAGATAAATAA
- a CDS encoding DegV family protein, protein MRKVALIIDSSSGLKKDEIKKYEDTYLLPLLLNFPDGSEVEDDEDIISFNEFYDILEHQVIKTSQIPMGKMLNTWNELLKKYDNIVFVGLSKGLSGQHENISMLAQGEDYKGKVFVIDTDGVSELLVYMIDLIYSWIKEGVELTEFQPRIDVIKTKFSAFIIPKSLETLKRGGRITAAAAALASLLKITPILRYDGRIDKFDKTRTFKKAVETAFGQIKKERQNWKNIILLHSKTDKETLDEVYQIITNAGAIITSTYILANVIAAHTGPNTVVLVCWDK, encoded by the coding sequence ATGCGCAAAGTTGCATTAATAATAGATTCATCATCAGGACTTAAGAAGGATGAAATAAAAAAATATGAAGACACTTATTTACTACCGTTATTATTAAATTTCCCAGACGGGAGTGAAGTTGAAGATGATGAAGATATTATTTCATTTAATGAATTTTATGATATCTTAGAACATCAAGTAATTAAAACAAGTCAAATCCCAATGGGAAAAATGCTAAATACTTGAAATGAACTATTAAAAAAATACGATAATATTGTTTTTGTGGGATTATCAAAGGGTTTATCAGGTCAACACGAAAATATTTCAATGTTAGCCCAAGGTGAAGACTATAAAGGAAAGGTCTTTGTGATTGATACTGATGGTGTTAGTGAACTATTAGTTTATATGATTGATCTAATTTATAGTTGAATTAAAGAAGGCGTTGAGTTAACAGAATTTCAGCCAAGAATTGATGTTATTAAAACAAAATTTAGTGCATTTATTATTCCAAAAAGTTTAGAAACTTTAAAACGCGGAGGACGCATTACTGCAGCAGCAGCAGCATTAGCATCACTATTAAAAATAACACCAATTTTAAGATATGATGGTCGAATTGATAAATTTGACAAAACAAGAACATTTAAAAAAGCGGTCGAAACAGCTTTTGGACAAATAAAAAAGGAACGTCAAAATTGAAAAAACATTATTTTACTGCATTCCAAAACAGATAAAGAAACTTTAGATGAAGTTTATCAAATAATTACGAATGCTGGTGCTATAATTACTTCAACATACATTTTAGCAAACGTTATTGCTGCTCACACTGGTCCTAACACCGTTGTCCTAGTATGTTGAGATAAATAA
- a CDS encoding M42 family metallopeptidase: MKITNEKKIMYENILQAFGPSGCEEQVVTLMKQYYQKYTTEIIQDNLGSCFAVIRNQKGIKNAKKVMLMAHGDEVGFMVSQINEKGLIRINPLGGIWEQTLLAKRVKLLKDDGTFIIGAISAIAPHLLSPEARSKPTPIANMLVDFGFTSKAEAYAAGIREGNFVICEGPTVFLSDKRLLSKAIDNRMGVILGLEVLEQIKNKILDFDLYVGFSVQEEVGTRGAATATALIKPDFAIVTDVSPGQDYESANTFGQLGQGVMLRGMDNGYVTRHDLIKYQLDLMQRYQIKYQFYISPGGTDAGRVHLFDCGIPTIQACLIARNLHTISGIIDLDDFNETIKLVTTIIEDLNETKIKNFNWSEKR, translated from the coding sequence ATGAAAATTACTAATGAAAAGAAAATAATGTATGAAAACATTCTACAAGCATTTGGCCCATCAGGATGTGAAGAGCAAGTTGTTACATTAATGAAGCAATATTATCAAAAATATACAACCGAAATAATTCAAGATAATTTAGGCAGTTGTTTTGCCGTTATTCGTAACCAAAAGGGAATTAAAAACGCTAAAAAGGTTATGTTAATGGCTCATGGCGATGAAGTTGGTTTTATGGTCAGCCAAATTAATGAAAAAGGCTTGATTCGGATTAATCCATTAGGAGGAATTTGAGAGCAAACATTATTAGCAAAGCGCGTAAAATTGTTAAAAGATGATGGAACTTTTATCATAGGAGCTATTTCAGCGATTGCTCCTCATTTGTTATCGCCAGAAGCACGTTCAAAACCAACACCAATTGCAAATATGTTAGTTGATTTTGGCTTTACATCAAAAGCAGAAGCATATGCTGCTGGGATTCGAGAGGGCAATTTTGTTATTTGTGAAGGACCAACAGTTTTTTTAAGCGATAAACGGTTATTATCAAAAGCAATTGATAACCGAATGGGTGTTATTTTAGGTTTAGAAGTTTTAGAACAAATTAAAAATAAAATATTGGACTTTGATTTATATGTTGGTTTTAGTGTCCAAGAAGAAGTTGGCACTCGTGGAGCTGCAACGGCGACAGCTTTGATTAAACCTGATTTTGCAATTGTAACCGATGTTTCACCAGGGCAAGATTATGAGTCAGCAAATACTTTTGGGCAATTAGGGCAAGGTGTGATGCTGCGAGGAATGGACAATGGTTATGTTACTCGCCATGATTTAATCAAATATCAACTTGATTTAATGCAACGATATCAAATTAAATATCAGTTTTATATTTCACCAGGTGGGACTGATGCTGGGCGTGTTCATTTATTTGATTGTGGAATCCCAACTATTCAAGCCTGTTTAATTGCTCGTAATTTACATACAATTAGTGGTATTATTGATTTAGATGATTTTAATGAAACAATTAAGTTGGTAACAACTATTATTGAAGATTTAAATGAGACAAAAATTAAGAATTTTAATTGAAGCGAGAAGAGGTAA
- the ytpR gene encoding YtpR family tRNA-binding protein, whose translation METKLIGLFYQPNFDVLIGYEPSVTQGEYIIKKELVFFHNKNKQDYSFNLLNASQHLITKLRSGINSDNQLLVTELATMFKKEGYLFQNINIKPQFVVGQILERKQHPNSDKLNICQVTIGPEIVQIICGADNCDVGQLVVVARVGAIMPSTIQIIPSELRGVISNGMLCSERELGLPVSSVGKKIMLLSSKQYHLGNSFWKEYYNEQN comes from the coding sequence ATGGAAACAAAATTAATTGGTTTATTTTATCAACCGAACTTTGATGTTTTGATTGGTTATGAGCCAAGCGTTACCCAAGGAGAGTACATTATTAAGAAAGAATTAGTTTTCTTTCATAATAAAAATAAGCAAGACTATAGTTTTAATTTGTTAAATGCTAGCCAGCATTTAATAACAAAGTTGAGGTCAGGTATTAATAGTGATAATCAACTACTAGTAACAGAGTTAGCAACGATGTTTAAAAAAGAAGGATATTTATTTCAAAATATTAATATTAAACCACAATTTGTTGTTGGTCAAATTTTAGAACGCAAACAGCATCCTAATTCTGATAAATTAAATATTTGTCAAGTTACCATTGGGCCGGAAATTGTTCAGATTATTTGTGGAGCAGATAACTGTGATGTTGGTCAATTAGTTGTTGTTGCACGAGTTGGAGCAATTATGCCATCCACAATACAAATTATTCCTAGTGAATTACGGGGTGTTATTTCAAATGGAATGCTTTGTTCAGAACGAGAATTAGGTTTGCCAGTTTCTAGTGTTGGTAAAAAAATTATGTTATTATCATCAAAACAATATCATCTTGGAAATAGTTTTTGAAAGGAATATTATAATGAGCAAAATTAA
- a CDS encoding nicotinate phosphoribosyltransferase yields MSKIKTGYYSAVYFLKTANILQNEKPNDVVTMQFFQREENVILAGVNECVELLKTETFNPETLEISALTDGDLIQPHEPVLKVVGHYYQFGHLEGIIDGILARQTSIATNCHRVLQVANNKPVIYMNDRSDYYYNQENDGYAAKVGGITNFVTVAQVTKLAGNYEPMGTVPHALIQAFNGDLIAALHAYQRFYPTDKLVALVDYNNDVITDTLKVATEFPNLYAVRIDTSPALIDKFFLGKEKQYPVGEINGVNKHLVCALRQQLDQQGYDYVKLIVSSGFNVQKIIEFEKEGVPVDIYGVGQSLAKINIGFTGDAVQLNGIDQAKVGRHNIISNRLVKK; encoded by the coding sequence ATGAGCAAAATTAAAACAGGATATTATAGTGCTGTTTATTTTTTAAAGACAGCTAATATTTTACAAAATGAGAAACCAAATGATGTCGTAACAATGCAATTTTTTCAGCGTGAAGAAAACGTTATTTTAGCGGGTGTTAATGAATGTGTTGAATTATTAAAAACAGAAACTTTTAATCCAGAAACACTTGAAATTTCGGCTTTAACTGATGGTGATTTAATTCAACCACATGAACCGGTATTAAAAGTAGTCGGGCATTATTATCAATTTGGTCATTTGGAAGGAATTATTGATGGTATTTTAGCACGACAAACTAGTATTGCCACTAATTGCCATCGAGTTTTACAGGTAGCAAATAATAAACCAGTTATTTATATGAATGATCGTAGTGATTATTATTATAATCAAGAAAATGATGGCTATGCTGCTAAAGTTGGGGGAATTACTAATTTTGTGACGGTAGCGCAAGTAACAAAATTAGCTGGTAATTATGAGCCGATGGGAACCGTGCCCCATGCTTTAATTCAAGCTTTTAATGGTGATTTAATTGCAGCATTACATGCTTATCAACGGTTTTATCCAACTGATAAATTAGTAGCTTTAGTTGATTATAATAATGATGTTATTACTGATACGCTAAAAGTTGCTACTGAGTTTCCAAATTTATATGCTGTTCGAATTGATACATCGCCAGCTTTGATTGATAAATTTTTTCTTGGTAAAGAAAAACAATATCCAGTTGGCGAAATTAATGGGGTAAATAAACATTTAGTTTGTGCTTTACGTCAACAATTAGATCAACAAGGTTATGATTATGTTAAACTTATTGTTTCTTCAGGATTTAATGTCCAAAAAATTATTGAATTTGAAAAGGAAGGAGTACCAGTAGATATTTATGGAGTTGGTCAATCGTTAGCAAAAATTAATATTGGTTTTACTGGTGATGCGGTTCAATTAAATGGCATTGATCAAGCCAAAGTTGGTCGTCATAACATTATTTCAAATCGACTAGTTAAAAAGTAA